GCAACAACGTCCAGGAGGTCATGGACTTCGCCCTGATCGCCCAGGCCGCCACCCTGAAGGCGCGCGTCCCCTTCGTGCACGCGTTCGACGGCTTCCGCACCTCCCATGAGGTCCAGAAGATCGAGTTGCTGCCCGACGAGGTCATCCGGGCCATGATCGACGACGAGCTGGTCAAGGCCCACCGGGAGCGGGCCCTCACGCCGGACCGGCCGGTCATGCGCGGCACCGCCCAGAACTCGGACGTCTACTTCCAGGCCCGTGAGGTCTCGAACCCCTACTACCTGGCCACGCCGGGCATCGTGCAGGCGTGCATGGACCAGCTGGCCGAGCTCACCGGCCGCCGGTACCACCTGTTCGACTACGTCGGCGCCCCGGACGCGGACCGGGTCATCGTGCTCATGGGTTCGGGCGCCGAGGCCGTCGAGGAGACCGTGGAGTACCTGAACGCCCGCGGCGAGAAGGTCGGCCTGATCAAGGTCCGCCTCTTCCGGCCGTTCGCGGCGGACGCCCTGCTGAAGGCCATCCCCGAGAGCGTGCGGGCCATCGCCGTCCTCGACCGGACCAAGGAGCCCGGCTCGGCCGGTGAGCCGCTCTACCAGGACGTGCTGACCGCCCTGTCCACCGCGGTCATAAACGGCGAGCGGTCCAGCCTGCCCATCGTCGTCGGCGGCCGCTACGGCTTGGGCTCGAAGGAGTTCACGCCGGCCATGATCAAGGGCATCTTCGACGAACTGAAGAAGGACCGGCCCAAGAACCGGTTCACCGTCGGGATCGTCGACGATCTCACCCACACCCACATCGAGTACGACCCCAACTTCTCCACCGAGGCCGACGACGTCCACCGGGCCGTGTTCTGGGGCCTGGGTTCCGACGGCACGGTCGGGGCGAACAAGAACTCCATCAAGATCATCGGCGAGGAGACGGACTTCTATGCCCAGGGCTACTTCGTCTATGACTCGAAGAAGTCCGGCGGCATCACCATCTCCCACCTGCGCTTCGGCCCGCGGCCGATCAAGTCCACCTACCAGATCCAGAAGGCCAACTTCGTGGCGATCCACCAGTTCGTGTTCCTGTACAAGTACCCGGTGCTGGACGCCGCGACGCCGGGGGCGACGGTGCTCCTGAACTCGCCGTACCCGGCGGACGAGGTGTGGAACCACCTGCCGCGGTCCTTCCAGCAGCAGGTGGTGGAGAAGGGGCTGAAGCTCTGGGCCATCGACGCCGACAACGTCGCCCGGCAGACGGGCATGGGCCGGCGCATCAACACCATCATGCAGACCTGCTTCTTCGCCATCTCCGGCGTGCTGCCCAAGGACGAGGCGATCGCCAAGATCAAGAAGGCGATCGAGAAGACCTACAGCAGCAAGGGCGAGACGGTGGTGCAGAAGAACTTCGCCGCCGTCGACGCCGCCCTGGCCCACCTGCACGAGGTGAAGATCGGCGAGGTCACCTCCACCTTCGACCTGCGGCCGCCGGTTCCGCCCGAGGCGCCGGAGTTCGTCCAGAAGGTGACGGCCGAGATGATCGCCAACCGCGGCGACCTGCTGCCCACCTCGCTGATCCCTGCCGACGGCACCTACCCGACCGCCACCACCCAGTGGGAGAAGCGGTCCATCGGCCTCGAGGTGCCCGTTTGGGATCCGGACGTCTGCATCCAGTGCGGCAAGTGCGTACTCGTGTGCCCGCACGCCGTCATCCGGGCCAAGGTGGCGGACGAAGCGGACCTGGCCTCGGCTCCCGAGGGCTTCAAGCACATGCCGGCCCGCTTCCGCGAGCTGCCGGGCAAGCGGTACACCATCCAGGTCTCCATCGAGGACTGCACCGGCTGCGCCCTGTGCGTCGAGGCCTGCCCCGCCAAGAGCAAGCAGGATCCGTCCCACAAGGCCATCAACATGACCGACGTCGAGGCCGCCCGGGCGCAGGCCCAGGGCCACTGGGACTTCTTCCTCTCCCTGCCGGACATCAGCGAGACGCAGATCCCGTTCAACAACGTCCGCAACGTGCAGCTGGCCCGGCCGCTGTTCGAGTTCTCCGGCGCCTGCGCGGGCTGCGGCGAGACCCCGTACCTGAAGCTGATCTCCCAGCTGTTCGGCGACCGGGCGCTCATCGCCAACGCCACCGGCTGCTCCTCGATCTACGGCGGCAACCTGCCGACCACCCCGTGGGCGAAGAACAACGAGGGCCGCGGCCCGGCCTGGTCCAACTCGCTGTTCGAGGACAATGCCGAATTCGGCCTGGGCATGCGGCTGGCCGTCGACAAGCAGGCCGCCATGGCCGCCGAGCTGGTCGACGCCCTGCGTGACCAGATCGGCGCCGACCTGGCCGACGCCCTGCTGAGCGCCGACCAGTCCACCACCGCCGGCATCGAGGCGCAGCGGGAGCGGGTGGCCGAGCTGAAGAAGCGGCTGGCCGCCATCGCCGACCCGCGGGCGGAGCAGCTCGCGGCGATCGCCGACTACCTGGTCAAGAAGTCGGTCTGGATCGTCGGCGGCGACGGTTGGGCCTACGACATCGGCTTCGGCGGCCTCGACCACGTCCTCGCCTCGGGTAAGAACGTCAACATCCTGGTGCTCGACACCGAGGTGTACTCCAACACCGGCGGCCAGGCCTCCAAGTCGACGCCGCTGGGCGCGGTGGCCAAGTTCGCGGCCGGCGGCAAGCCGGTGGGCAAGAAGGACCTGGGCATGATCGCCATGCAGTACGGCAACGTCTACGTCGCCCAGGTGGCGATGGGCTACAACGACGCCCAGGTGATCCGGGCCATCCGCGAGGCCGAGTCCTACGACGGCCCGTCGATCATCATCGCCTACAGCCACTGCATCGCCCACGGCATCGACATGGCCAAGGGTCTCGTCCAGCAGAAGCTGGCCGTCGAGTCCGGTCACTGGCCCGTCTACCGCTACGACCCGCGCCTGGTGGCCGAGGGCAAGAACCCGTTCCAGCTGGATTGCCCGGCGCCGAAGGTGTCGCTGGAGGAGTATATCTACAACGAGACCCGGTATGCGCAGCTCCGCAAGTTCAATCCGGAGGCCGCGCAGGAGCTCCTCCGGTCGGCCCAGGAGGCCGTCGAGACCAGGTGGCGCCGGTACGAGCACCTGGCCCGGATGGAAGTCACCTCGGCAGACTAGGGACACAAGCCCCTGGCCGCAGCGAACCTACAGCAGTGAGAAGGAGCAGGGCGTGTGCTCACGCCCTGCTCCTCTTGTTGTCTTCCGGCCGCCATGTCGGCGCAGCCCCGGCGTTTACCGGGTGCCTGCCGGAAGCGCAGCTCCGTCCGCTACCGGCCGGTGCGCCGCTCCACCTCCAGCTGGAGGACCACGTCGCCCCGGGCCTTCACCGTGACCCGGTCGCCCATGCGGAGGTCGCTCACGCGGATCTTCCCTTCGCCCAGGGTAAGCACCGCCTCCTCGGCCAGGATCAGCTTCCGGTCCTGACGCCCGTTCACCCGCAGGGTGATCACGTCGTCCGCGATGGCCCGGATCGTCCCGGTGAGCTCCACCACCTCGGGCCGCTCCTCAACGAGGATCCGGTCCGCGATGCCGTTCACCAACCGGATGCGCAGCCGGTCGCCGGCCTGCAAGTCGTCCAGCTCCACCCGCCGGCCGTCCCGGACATAGGACGTGGCCGGGCTGAGAAGGACCCGCTGCTGGCCGTCGCCAGTGTACAGCCGCAGGCTGGGGGAGAAGTCGATGGAAACGTGGTAGATCGCCACCAGCTGGCCGGTGACCTCCTGGGCCGGGATCTCCTCCACCAGCACGTCGGCCGCCTCGCCGTCGACCAGGGTCACGATCACCCGGTCGCCGGGCTGCAGGTCGGTGATCCGGATGGGGCTGTCGCCTCGCCGGATGGAGGCGTCGGCCGCCAGCGGGATGTTCCGGACGCCCTCGTCGGTCCGCACGTCAATGCTGGCCCGGAAGGTGATCGAGACGGGATAGACCTCCACGATGGTCCCTGTGATCTTCTCCGTCACGGGGCCGCGCTCGGTGACCGCAATCTCGGTGGCGACGCCGTCCTTCAGGGTCACCGTCACCCTGTCGCCGACCCGCAGGTCCTCCGGCTCTAGCCGCTGCCGGCCATGGATAATCTGCACCTCAGGATCCAGGTCGATGCTGACCTTCTCCCGGCCGGTGTTCACCACGATGCTGGACCGGAACCGGATCGACACGTCGTAGATCGCCTCGATCGTCCCGGTGACCTGCTCGACCAGGGGCCCGCGCTTTTCGACACGGATCTCGGTGGCGACGCCGTCCACCGTCGTCACGACCAGCTCATCGCCCGCCCGCAGCTCCTCCAGACGCAGCGGGGTGTTGCGGTAGCGGATGGAGACGTTCTCGGCGAGGTTGATGCGCCTGCTCCCGCCGTCGGTCTTCACCGTGACGCGCGCGGGCTGGTTCCGGGTGGCCGCCTCCACCTTCTCCAGGGTGCCGGAGACCTCCTCGACCAGTGGCCCGCGGCTCCGGACGGTGACCTCCGTACCGACCCCGTCCACGGTCTTCACGACCACCTGGTCGCCCACCCGCAGTTCCTCCAGCCGCAGCGGGGTGTTGCGGTAGCGGATGGAGACGTTCTCGGCGAGGTTGATGCGCCTGCTCCCGCCGTCGGTCTTCACCGTGATGCGCGCGGGCTGGTTCCGGGTGGCCGCCTCCACCTTCTCCAGGGTGCCGGAGACCTCCTCGACCAGCGGACCGCGCTTGTGGATGGTGATCTCGGTGCCGACGCCGTCCACCACGGTGATGGTGACCTCATCGCCGACCCGCAGGTCCTCCGCCTGCAGCCTGCGGCTGCCGTGCCGGATCGAGACGTCGCTGGCCAGGGTCACCGTGCGGGTCGCCTTGCCGGTGTTCACCGTCACCTTCGGACCGGAAGTCCGGGTGGCCGGCGTGATCTGCTGGATGGTCCCGCTCACCTCTTCCACCAGCGGGCCCCGGGACAGGACGCGGACTTCCTCGGCCACGCCGTTCACCAGCCGGACCTGCACCTGATCCCCCTGGCGCAGGTCGGCCACGGTCAGCCGGTTGTTGCCCTGGCGGATGACGACGTTGGCGGCCAGGGTGACCGTGCGGGTGCGGCCGTCCTCGGTGCGCAGGCGCAGCCGGGCCTGGGTGTTCTTCGTCGCCGGCTGGACGGACTGGATCTCACCCCGAACGGTCTCCTCCGTGCGGGCGGGCTTGTCGACCGTGATGCGGATGGCGATGCCGCCGGCCAGCCGCACCGTCACCTCATCCCCGGGCTCCAGATCCGTCAGGTCCACCCTGTTGCCCTCCCGGGTGATGACCGCTCCGGGCGCCACCGTGATGGTTCGGGTGCTGTTGCCGACCCGCACCCGGATGGACCCCAGGAACGAAATCGAGTACGGCTGGACCGAGACAATCGTGCCCTTGATCTGGTCCTCCGTGCCGGCGCCGGAGCCGCGCTCGGTCACCTCGATGGCCACGACGACTCCCGCGATGACGTTGAGCCGCACCTTATCGCCGACCCGCAGCTGGTTCAGCGCGATGGACCGGCCATTGTAGGTCGCCGTCACCTGCGGCGCCAGCGGGTAGGTCTGCTCCTTGCCGCCCGAGCGCTTCAGAACCAGCAGCCCGAGCCCGCCGGCCATCTCGGACGGCTGGAAGATGGCGCTGATCTCGCCCGTCACGTCGCTGACTCCGGGCAGATTGACCGGCGAGTGGGCGATGACCATCAGCACCCGCTCGTCGCTGTCGAGCACCACCGAGACCCGGGCGCCCTTCGGCAGGTCGTCGAGGCCGGCCCGGCGTTCATCCAGGAAGACCGGCGCGTCCGCGGCCACCGAGAGCGTCCGGTTGCGACCCTGCACGGACAGGGTAATTGTCCGGTTCCGCTCGCTGGCCGACACCAGGTCGCCCGCCAGGTAACCAGGACGGAACCGCCCCTGCTCGCCCAGCTGTCGGTCGGTGCGGGACAGCAGGGCCGCCGCCTGGGCCCGCGTGATCGGGTCGTTGGGCCGGAACGTGCCGTCGGGGAAGCCCTGCACGAGCTCGTGGTCCACGGCGGCCGCCACGTAACCCACCAGCGAGGCGGGCACCAGATCGCCGTCCTTGAACGGCAGGCTCGCCGTCATCTTGGCCTGCGCCTCGGCCTCGTAGCCCAACGCGCGGACCAGCAGCACGGAAACCCAGAGCCGGCTCGCCTTCTCGCTGGCCCGCAGCAGGCCGTCCTCCGCGATCGGCATGATCTCGTAGTCGACCGCGACAGCGATATAGGGCCTTGCCCATGCCGGAATCTGATCGCGGTCGGTGTAGGGCAGCAGCTCGCGGATGCGGCTCTCACTCAGCCGCTGGGCCTCATCCTCCAGCCCCATGAGCCGCACGGCCACCGTCACCGCCTCGGCTCGGGTCAACGGCGCCGAGGGCTGGAAGAGGCCGTTGCCGACGCCTCTCATGAGCCCCTTGAGCTGCATCTCCACCACATACGGCCAGGCCCAGTCGCTGTCAGGGACGTCCAGGAAACCGAGCCCCAGACCGAGTCCCAGACCGATGCCCCTTGACGCTGCCGCCGCCGGGGCCGGCGCCGCCCCCAGCAGCAGCACGAGGGCGAGAACGACGCTCAGCAGTCGTCGCACCCTCAAGAGAACCCCTCCTCTCTGGTCACTCCGTTCACCGTCAATACAGACGATTCGGGGCGCCGCGCGCGTTTCAGGGGGTCCGTGAGATGACAGAAAAATCGTCAGGAGAGGGACACCCCTCTCCTGACGTCTCGCCCGTAATCACGCCATCTCCCAGGGCCGAACGGGGGCCGCACGCCCTGGCTCACGCCCCCCCGGCTCACGCCTCCCGGAGCTCGGTCCCGCCCATCTCGTGCAGCCAGGCCCACTGCTCCTGACTCACCGGCATGACCGACAGGCGCGACTGGCGCACCAGGGCCCAGTCGGCGAACCGGGGATCGGCCTTAACATCGGCCAGGGTCACCGGGGTTCTGAACCGGTAGAGCGGCTCGACATCCACCGCGACCCATCGGCCCTCCGAATCGGTCGGGTCGGGGTACGGCTCGCTGACGATGCGCCCGACGCCCACAACCGCCCGTTCGTCGCCGGTGTGGTAGAAGAGGAACAGGTCGCCGGGCCTCATCGCCCGCATATTCCTGGCCGCCGCCGCGTTGCGCACCCCGTCCCAGAGGTCGCGCCCCGCACGCTCCAGGTCGTCGTAGCTGTAGACGGTTGGTTCGGTCTTCATCAACCAGAAGGCCATCGCCAGGTCCTCCTCTCCGCGGGCCGGAGCGCCGGCCCTCACTCCTCGCCCCGCCGGATGATCCGGCCGTGGCGCCCGCCGACCCACTCGCCCCGGTCCACCACCACGTGGCCGTTGACCAGCACGTAGGCAATGCCTTCGGGGTACTCCTGCGGGCTCAGCCAGGTCGTCCGGTCGGCAACGGTCGCCGGATCGAACAGCACGAGGTCGGCGTACTGCCCGGGCTTGACGTAGCCCCTGCTCTTCAGGCCCAGCTCGTCCGCCACCTGGCCGGTGGACTTGCGGACGGCCTGCTCCAGCGTGAGCACCCCGCGCTTGCGCACCAGCTCCTCGAACAGCTGGGGGTAGGTGCCGTAGGAGCGCCGGTGGAACGCGTAGGCGCGCGCCTCCGCCGCCGTGGCCAGCTTCGGTTGCGCTTCCCCGTCGGTGGAGACGACGGACCAGTCCGCCGCGTAGAACCGGTGCATCGCCCGCTCGCTGGAGACCAGCGCCACGACCCGGGTGTTCGGGTGCCGCGCCAGAAGACTCCGGGCCGCTTCGGATTCCGGCAGGCCCAGCAGTGCGGCGGCCTCTGCCACGGTCAGCCCCTGCAGCTCCCCGGGCGCCCCGTCGACGATCAGCAGGTGCTCCGGCGGCAGGGCCGAAGCCCACTCCGCGAGGGGGCGGTTGACCGCGTAGTCCGGCGCCCGGTAGGGATAGACGTCGGCAAAGACCCGCTGCCCGGCGGCCCGGGCCTCCTCGATCAGACGGACGACCTCGTCCTCCTTGCCCCAGTTCCGGTAGTGCACGATCTTCAGGTGCGAAAGGTTCACGGGGACGCCGGCCTGCCGACCGATCTCCAGCGCCTCCTCGATCGCCTCCACCAGGGCGTCGCCCTCGCTGCGCATGTGCGTGGCGTAGATGCCGCCGTAAGGGGCGGTCTCCTTCACCAGTTCCACCAACTCCGCCGTTCCGGCGAAGGACCCGGGCTGGTACTCGAGCCCGGTGGAGAGGCCCAGGGCCCCGTCCTCCATGCCCTCGCGCACCAGCCGCTTCATCTCCGCCAGCTGCGCCTCGCCGGCCGGTCCCTCGGCCCATCCCATCACGTGAGCGCGCACGGACCCCTGCCCCAGGTAGGTACCGTAGTTGACGCCCGTCCCCTCCGCCTCAAGCCGGGAGAGGAACGCGCCGATGTCCACCGGCGACCGGCCGTCCACGCCGCCGATCTCAGTGGTGATGCCCTGCATCAGCGAGGCCTTGGCGTCCCGCTCGATGAAGGGGTTGAGCAGGTCGTCGTGGGTGTGCGAATGGGGGTTGATGAACCCGGGGGCCACCACCAACCCCGTTGCGTCGATGACCCGTTCCGCCCGGTACGGTCCGACGTCGCCCACGGCGACGATGCGGTCGCCGCTGACCGCCACGTCGCCCCGGAAGCCGGGCGCGCCGGTCCCGTCGACCACGGTGCCGCCGGCGATGACGAGGTCATATACTATGGGGGTTGCCTCCACCGCGGGCGGGTCTGCGGCGCCCCTGCCAGGGGGCTCGCCTCCGGCAGCACCGCCGCCCTCCGCCGCCCCGGCAGGACCCGCAGGCGGTGCGGAGCAACTGACGAGAAGCAGGAGACCGAAAAGCACTGCGATGAGCCTCGGCACCTCGGATCCGCCTCCTCGTTGGGTGATTTTACTGTACCTGACGGGTGTACCGGGGTCAAACCCTCTTGCACGCCAACCGGCCCTACGTGTAAACTGAAGAAAACGTCGCGACGTTGCCTCAGGGCATCGGCTGCGAGAAATTCACAGAGACGGGAGTACGAGAGCAGATGGCCAAGACCCTTTATTTCGGTAACCTGCCGTGGGCAGCCACCAGCGAGGACCTGCACAACGCCGTGTCGCAGTACTGCGAGGTCATCTCCGCTCGCATTGTCACGGACCGCGAGACCGGCCGCAGTCGCGGGTTCGGCTTCGTGGAAGTGCCCGACGAAGCCGCCCAGCTGGTGATCGATGCCCTGAACGGTGCGGAGTGGGCAGGCCGCCCGCTGACCGTCAACGAGGCGCGTCCGCGCGACGGCCGGGCCAACCTGGGCCTGCCGAAGAAGGTACAGCCCTGATCACTCGCCGATAAGCGTGCCACCTGCGGGTGGCACTTTTTTTGCGGAGGGGAGCGCTGCCGCCCCTCCCATTTTGTGCGCTTGCGCCAAGAAGAAACCAAGAGGGGTTCGCGCCGGTCCAACCGAATGGTATAGGGCTGTAGGGGGTGTTCGCACTGTACTGGCACGGCCGCTTCTGGAGGATGATCGATTGGCCGCTCTTCGCCATCGTCCTCGCCATCACTGCCATCGGCTTTGTCGTGATCTCCAGCGCCGCGCCGAGCTACGAGGTCAAGGCGGACCTCATCAAGCAGGCGGCCGCCCTCGTCATGGGCATCTTCGCCTGGGCGATCCTGCTTCTCCTTGACTACAACGAGCTGCGCGCCCTCCACTGGTGGATCTACGGGTTCAACGTGGCGATGCTGCTGGCCGTCGTGGCGTTCGGCGTCGAGGTCATGGGCAACAAGAACTGGCTGGACCTCGGCGTCATCATGGTGCAGCCGTCTGAACTGGGCAAGGTGCTCTTGATCATCACGCTGGCGAAGCAGCTCGACGACATGGAGCGGCTGGACGCGTGGTGGCACCTCGCGCCGCCGATCCTCCACGTGCTCCCCGTCCTGGGCGCCGTGGTCCTGCAGAAGGACCTGGGAACCGCCCTGGTGTTCGCCGTGATCGGCGTCGTCATGGTCTACGGCCGCGGCTTCCCGGGGCGGAAGCTGCTGGCGGCGGGGATTCTCCTGGCCGCGTTCGTCGTCGGGTCCGTCTGGAGCCACTACACATACGGCACCGTCTTCCCGCTGAACATCAACCCGGGTCAGTGGTCCCGCATCGACGCCTTCCTCTTCCCGGAGAAGGATCCCCAGGGGTCCGGCTGGCAGGTGCTGCAGTCCAAGATGGCGATCGCCAGCGGCGACATCTGGGGCAAGGGGTATAAGCAGGGCGAGTATCAGCAGAACGGCTGGCTCCCCTTCCCCCACACCGACTTCGCCTTCGCGGCGCTGGTCGAGGAGTGGGGGTTCGTCGGAGGCGCCGTGCTGCTCGGCCTCTACGCGCTGCTGTTCCTCCGGCTGGCGATCATCGCGTTCTCCGCCAACGACCGCTACGGCACCCTGCTGGTCGTCGGGGTCGCCGGCCTGTTCGGCGCCCACGTTCTGGAGAACGTCGGCATGACCATGGGGCTGATGCCGGTCACCGGTATCCCGCTGCCCTTCGTCAGCTACGGACCCACCGCCCTGCTGGCCAACATGGCCGCCATCGGCCTGGTCCAGAGCGTGGCAGCCCGGCGGGAGCCCCTGCCCTATGACTGATGAAGGAGAGGGTTGGCCTTGGCCTTGCCTGATTGGATCCGCGGCATGCTGCTGCGGCCGGCGGAAACCTTCGCGCAGGCACAGACGCAGATGCGTTTCGCCTACCTCTGGATCCTGCTGACCGTCTTCACCGTCGAGGCCGTCATGCTGCTCTTCCATCCCAGCGTGCGCTCAGCCGTGCCCTCACTGCCGGCAGGGGCACTGCTCTGGAGCCTTCTCAACCTGATGCTGACGCTGTTCGCCGTGCAGGCGGTGCTGCTCTTCTGGAGCGGACGCATCTTCGGCTGGAAGATCGAACTCCAGGAGGCGGCCAAGTACACGGGGCTGGTGTGGGTGCTGTTCCTGGTGGAGGACATCGTCACCTTCGTCCCCTACCTCACGCAGCGGGACTGGCTGGTGCTCTGGGCCTCTGTGCCGTTCCTCGTGTGGCGGGTCGTGGCCCAGACGGCAGGGGTGCACCGCATCTCGGGCCTGCCCCTGGTCCGGTGCCTGGGCCTGGTGCTCACGGCGACGCTCCCCTGGAACCTGCCCCTGCTGTACCTGAACTGGAGCGGCCTCGTCGCACCGTAATGTTAGGTACAAGAGAGCGGGTTCGCCACCCCGCGGAAGGGCCGGCGAACCCGCTTTCGTCGCTACTGCATGAACATCTTCTTAACGGCGTACACGGTGAGCTGCCGCTGGATCTCGGCGATGGAGGTGGTGAGCGGAATCCCCTTCGGGCAGGCCCGCACGCAGTTCTGGGCGCTGCCGCACTCCATGATGCCGCCCGGGCCCATCAGGGCCTCCAGCCGCTCGTGGGCGTGCATCTTGCCCGTCGGATGGGCGTTGAACAGCCGCACCTGGGAGATCGGCGCGGGACCGATGAAGTCGGTTTTCTCGTTGTAGTTGGGGCACGCCTCCATGCAGCAGCCGCAGGTCATGCACTCCGACAGCTTATACATCCACTCCTGGTCGGCGGGCGACTGGCGCGGCCCGGGGCCGAGGTCGTGGGTACCGTCGATGGGGATCCACGCCTTCACGCGCTTCAGCGCCTCGAACATGCGGGAGCGGTCCACCATGAGGTCCCGGACCAGGGGGAACGACTTCAGCGGCTCCAGCACGATCGGCTGCGTCAGGTTGTCGACCAGGGCGGAGCAGGCCTGGCGGGCCTTGCCGTTGATCACCATCGAGCAGGCGCCGCAGACCTCCTCCAGGCAGTTGGAGTCCCAGACCACCGGCGTGGTGCGCTTGCCCTCGGCGTTGACCGGGTTGCGCTGGATCTCCATCAGGCAGGCGATGACGTTCATGCCGGGGCGGTACGGGATGCGGAACTCCTCCCAGTAGAAGGGCTTATCCGGTGCCTCCTGCCGCCTGATGCGGAGTTCGATGAACTTCCTCTGATCGGCCACGGTTCCCGTACCCCCTTACTTGCTCGAGTAGTCCCGCTTGCGGGGCTGGATGTGAGTGATGTCGACCGGCTGGTAGAACAGCTCCGGCCCGTCCTCGGTGTGGCGGGCAATGGTGGTCTTCAGCCAGTTCGCGTCGTCCCGCTCCGGGAACTCGGGCTTGTAGTGCGCCCCGCGGGACTCGTTCCGGGCCAGCGCGCCCTTGGTGATGACCTCCGCCAGGACCAGCATGCCGTGGAGCCAGCGGGTGAACACAGCGGGCTGGTTGGAGTGGCTGCCGGTGTCGGGTACGCCGATCCGCTCGTACCGCTCCTTCAGCTCGGCGATCTTCACGAGCGTCTCCTGGAGCTTGGCGTTGTACCGCACCACGGTGACGTTGTCGGTCATGACCTTGCCCAGTTCGTCGGCCAGGACGTAGGGGTTTTCGGGACCGTCCATGCGCAGGATGCGCTGGTACTTGGCCTCGGCCTCCCGCACGGCCGCCTCGAAAATCGACTCGGGCAACTCCTCGGCCGGGGTGGTGTTGAGCCCCAGGACGTACTTCACGGCCGCAGGGCCGGTCACCATGCCGTCAAAGACGCAGGAGACCAGCGAGTTGGCGCCGAGCCGGTTGGCGCCGTGATGCTGGAACGAGGCCTCGCCGGCGGCGTAGAGGCCGGGGATGTTGGTCATGAAGCTCTTCGGGCTCGAGATGTCCATGTCGTTGTTGGCCTTCTTCTCGTAGCCCGCCCAGAGGCCGCCCATGCTGTAGTGGACCCCCGGGAAGATCTTCATGGGCACCTTGGTGGGGTCGTCGCCGACGAACTTGATGTACATGTCGATGAGGTTGCCGATGCGCCGGCGCAGGGTCTCTGCCGGGATGTGGCTCACATCCAGGTAGACCATGTTCTTGCCGTCGACGCCCAGCTTCTGGTTGACGCAGACGTCGAAGATCTCGCGCGTGGCGATGTCGCGCGGGACCAGATTGCCGTACTTGGGGTACTTCTCCTCGAGGAAATACCAGGGCTTGCCATCCTTGTAGGTCCAGACGCGGCCGCCCTCGCCGCGGATCGACTCCGACATGAGCCGCAGCTTGTCGTCGCCTGGGATGGCGGTGGGGTGCACCTGGATCATCTCGCCGTTGGCGTACCATGCACCCTGCTGGTAGACGATCGCGGCGGCGGAGCCGGTATTGATCACCGAGTTGGTGGACTTGCCGAAGATCATGCCGATTCCGCCCGTGGCCATGATGACCGCGTCGGCCTTGAACGCCCGGAACTCCATGGTGCGCAGGTTCTGCGCGGTGCAGCCGACCACCCGGCCCTCGTGGAGCACGAGACCGGTGAAGTCCCACCCCTCCCACTTGGTGACCTTGCCGTCCACCTCGTGGCGGCGCACCTGCTCGTCCAGGGCGTACAGCAGCTGCTGGCCGGTGGAGCCGCCGGAGAACGCGGTGCGGTGATACAGGGTGCCGCCGAAGCGCCGGAAGTCGATCAGCCCCTCCGGCGTGCGGTTGAAGGGCACACCCATCCGGTCGAAGAGGTAGATGATGCCCGGGGCCGCCTCACACATGGCCTTGACCGGCGGCTGATCGGCCAGGAAGTCGCCGCCGTAGATGGTGTCGTCAAAGTGGATCCAGGGAGAGTCACCCTCGCCCTTGGTGTTCACCGCGCCATTGATGCCCCCCTGCGCGCACA
The nucleotide sequence above comes from Symbiobacterium thermophilum IAM 14863. Encoded proteins:
- the nifJ gene encoding pyruvate:ferredoxin (flavodoxin) oxidoreductase produces the protein MPRKVTIDGNEAAAYVAYRTNEVIAIYPITPSSPMGEFADAWAAAGIKNLWGTVPQVQEMQSEGGAAGAIHGALQAGALATTFTASQGLLLMIPNMYKIAGELTPTVFHIAARAIATQGLSIFGDHSDVMAARQTGWAMLFSNNVQEVMDFALIAQAATLKARVPFVHAFDGFRTSHEVQKIELLPDEVIRAMIDDELVKAHRERALTPDRPVMRGTAQNSDVYFQAREVSNPYYLATPGIVQACMDQLAELTGRRYHLFDYVGAPDADRVIVLMGSGAEAVEETVEYLNARGEKVGLIKVRLFRPFAADALLKAIPESVRAIAVLDRTKEPGSAGEPLYQDVLTALSTAVINGERSSLPIVVGGRYGLGSKEFTPAMIKGIFDELKKDRPKNRFTVGIVDDLTHTHIEYDPNFSTEADDVHRAVFWGLGSDGTVGANKNSIKIIGEETDFYAQGYFVYDSKKSGGITISHLRFGPRPIKSTYQIQKANFVAIHQFVFLYKYPVLDAATPGATVLLNSPYPADEVWNHLPRSFQQQVVEKGLKLWAIDADNVARQTGMGRRINTIMQTCFFAISGVLPKDEAIAKIKKAIEKTYSSKGETVVQKNFAAVDAALAHLHEVKIGEVTSTFDLRPPVPPEAPEFVQKVTAEMIANRGDLLPTSLIPADGTYPTATTQWEKRSIGLEVPVWDPDVCIQCGKCVLVCPHAVIRAKVADEADLASAPEGFKHMPARFRELPGKRYTIQVSIEDCTGCALCVEACPAKSKQDPSHKAINMTDVEAARAQAQGHWDFFLSLPDISETQIPFNNVRNVQLARPLFEFSGACAGCGETPYLKLISQLFGDRALIANATGCSSIYGGNLPTTPWAKNNEGRGPAWSNSLFEDNAEFGLGMRLAVDKQAAMAAELVDALRDQIGADLADALLSADQSTTAGIEAQRERVAELKKRLAAIADPRAEQLAAIADYLVKKSVWIVGGDGWAYDIGFGGLDHVLASGKNVNILVLDTEVYSNTGGQASKSTPLGAVAKFAAGGKPVGKKDLGMIAMQYGNVYVAQVAMGYNDAQVIRAIREAESYDGPSIIIAYSHCIAHGIDMAKGLVQQKLAVESGHWPVYRYDPRLVAEGKNPFQLDCPAPKVSLEEYIYNETRYAQLRKFNPEAAQELLRSAQEAVETRWRRYEHLARMEVTSAD
- a CDS encoding S-layer homology domain-containing protein — protein: MRRLLSVVLALVLLLGAAPAPAAAASRGIGLGLGLGLGFLDVPDSDWAWPYVVEMQLKGLMRGVGNGLFQPSAPLTRAEAVTVAVRLMGLEDEAQRLSESRIRELLPYTDRDQIPAWARPYIAVAVDYEIMPIAEDGLLRASEKASRLWVSVLLVRALGYEAEAQAKMTASLPFKDGDLVPASLVGYVAAAVDHELVQGFPDGTFRPNDPITRAQAAALLSRTDRQLGEQGRFRPGYLAGDLVSASERNRTITLSVQGRNRTLSVAADAPVFLDERRAGLDDLPKGARVSVVLDSDERVLMVIAHSPVNLPGVSDVTGEISAIFQPSEMAGGLGLLVLKRSGGKEQTYPLAPQVTATYNGRSIALNQLRVGDKVRLNVIAGVVVAIEVTERGSGAGTEDQIKGTIVSVQPYSISFLGSIRVRVGNSTRTITVAPGAVITREGNRVDLTDLEPGDEVTVRLAGGIAIRITVDKPARTEETVRGEIQSVQPATKNTQARLRLRTEDGRTRTVTLAANVVIRQGNNRLTVADLRQGDQVQVRLVNGVAEEVRVLSRGPLVEEVSGTIQQITPATRTSGPKVTVNTGKATRTVTLASDVSIRHGSRRLQAEDLRVGDEVTITVVDGVGTEITIHKRGPLVEEVSGTLEKVEAATRNQPARITVKTDGGSRRINLAENVSIRYRNTPLRLEELRVGDQVVVKTVDGVGTEVTVRSRGPLVEEVSGTLEKVEAATRNQPARVTVKTDGGSRRINLAENVSIRYRNTPLRLEELRAGDELVVTTVDGVATEIRVEKRGPLVEQVTGTIEAIYDVSIRFRSSIVVNTGREKVSIDLDPEVQIIHGRQRLEPEDLRVGDRVTVTLKDGVATEIAVTERGPVTEKITGTIVEVYPVSITFRASIDVRTDEGVRNIPLAADASIRRGDSPIRITDLQPGDRVIVTLVDGEAADVLVEEIPAQEVTGQLVAIYHVSIDFSPSLRLYTGDGQQRVLLSPATSYVRDGRRVELDDLQAGDRLRIRLVNGIADRILVEERPEVVELTGTIRAIADDVITLRVNGRQDRKLILAEEAVLTLGEGKIRVSDLRMGDRVTVKARGDVVLQLEVERRTGR